TCCATGCCGCGCAGGATCAGCGTGTAGAGCCCGTCCTGCTCGTTGATCAGGTCCGCAGTGCCCTGCGGCAGCGGCTGGACGAGCTGGACCATGCCGTTGAATTTGCCTGCCTCATTCGATTTGTCGATCATCCAGTCGATGAATGCGCGAAGGAAGTTGCCTTCGCCGAACTGCATGACCCTGACCGGATATTCCTGCCGGGGGCCGATTTCAAGTCCCGGCACATGCAGAGCCGGCAGCAGCGAACGGTTCAATCTGTCCATGATATGTCTCCTTTGTGCCATCGATGGCATTGCTTTTTCTATAAAATAGCACACGGTCCGGGGGAATGCAAATTTCCGGATCGCCGGAACAAGTTATTCCATGAAGAGGTTGCGGCTCGTGAAGCACGGTTCGCTCGTGATGCGGATTCCGAGCCGGCGCAGCGCGAGTTCGTCACCCGGGGTCGGCAGGTGGCTGATGTGCATCTCGCACCCGGCCAGCCGGGAGAGCTTCTTCATGGCGAGCTGGGCGGCCGGATTGTTCGGCACGCTGACCGAAAGCGCGGTCAGCGTCTCGCCGAGATCGAGGCTGAGCCCCTTGTTCTTGTAGATTTTCTTCTTGAGCTGGCTTACTGAGTCGATGACCTGCGGAGAGAGCAGATAGAGATCGTCCGGCAGTTTGGCTAGGACCTTGATCGCGTTCAGGATGCAGCTCGACGCCGCGTGCAGCAGCGGTGAATTCTTGCCGGTCACGATCGTGCCGTCCGGAAGCTCGAGCGCCGCGCCGCAGAAGACGTTCCCGCTGCCCTTGCCGGGCTGCTGCTCGGCCTCTTCGGCGGCGGCCCGCGCCGGAGCGACGACCTTGCGGTCGAATTCGGTGATGCCGAGGTCGTCCATCAGGAGCTTGACCCGGTCGGCGGCGATCTTGTCGGCGTTTCCGAGTGCATGGGCGCACATGTACTGAAAATAGCGGCGGATGATCTCCTGCGTCGAGGCCTGGCAGCAGACCTTGTCGTCGGTGATGGCGAAGCCGACCCGGTTCACGCCCATGTCGGTCGGCGACTTGTAGAGCTGCTCCGGCGGCATGATGCGCGCGCAGATGCGCTTCACGACCGGGAAGATTTCAAGGTCGCGGTTGTAGTTGATTACGGTCTCATTGTAGGCTTCGAGGTGGAAGGAATCGACCATATTGATGTCGCCGAGGTCGGCGGTCGCGGCTTCGTAGGCGATGTTGACCGGGTGTTTCAGCGGCAGGTTCCAGACCGGAAAGGTTTCGAACTTCGCGTAGCCGGCCTTCACACCGCGCTGGAACTCATGGTAGACCTGCGAAAGGCAGGTCGCCATTTTCCCGGAGTTCGCGCCGGGGCCGGTGACCACCACGATCGGCCTGTCGGTCTCGATATAATCGTTCGCGCCGTATCCCTGCGGGCTCACGATCGTGTCGAGATCGGTCGGATATCCTTCGATCGGGTGGTGGGTGTAGACGCGGATGCCGCGACGGGACAGCTTGTTGATGAAGCCTTTGACCGCAGGCTGCTCCTGGTAGCGGGTGACGACCACGGCCTTCACGTCGAGTCCCCAGTCACGCAGGTCGTCGATCGTGCGCATCGTGTCGGTGTCGTAGGCGAGCCCGAAGTCGGCGCGCATCTTCTTCTGCTCGATGTCGCCGGCGTAGATGCAGATCACGATGTCGATCTTGTCCTTCATGCGCTGCAGGAGTTTGATCTTGGTATCCGGATCGAACCCCGGCAGGACGCGCGCGGCATGGAAGTCGCAGAGGAGTTTGCCGCCGAATTCGAGGTAAAGCTTGTCGTCGAACTTACCGGCCCGCTCGAGGATGGCCTGGGATTGTTCACTTAAATACTTTTCACTGTCGAATCCGGTTTTCATAAAACTCCTTTACAGCCAACTGCTTCTGTCTTTTTGTCGTCAAGGGAGCCGCCGCCTGAGGCAAACACCGGAATGTAATATACCACTTCGCAAAATGTAAAGCAAGGCTCCGGCCGGGGAATCTTCCGCAAAAAATCATATGGCTTCACCGTTCGTGTCGGAATGCGCCCGAAGGGAAACGTAAAAGGCGGGTTCGCGTTTTACGGAAATTTCATAATTTGGAAACCCGGGTAAAATAGTTACAAAAAATACACGCTTCCGGGTTGAAAAAAACAGAAAACAGGTGTAATCTACACGCATGATTACAATATTGCTTAAAGAAACCTAACCAAAAGCGAGAGTGCCGTTGTAAAATGAAAAAATTGTTTGTGACGATTTTGCTGGCGCTCGTGGCTGCATCGTTTTTCACGATGTACACCAGCCGCGATCAGAGTTCGGATGTCCCGGTAATCACCTGGCGTACCGACGCAAATCCGCAGCGCGAGGAGCAGATCATGCTGTTCCGCGAATGGCTGGTTGCCAATGGGCATGTGCGGAAGGATAAAAACGGCAATGTCGTCAATTACACCCAGAAGGAGGCCGACGCGCTGAACAAGGCGTACGGTACGGCCGGCAAGCCGCTCGACCCGTCCAGTCCGCACTACGTGAAGGCCGGTACGCCGAAGCCGAACGGCGACGTCGCGCTCGAAACCGCGAATAACCAGAGCACGCTCATCCAGGCGGTTTCCGGCATGGCCGGCGATATTTTCGACACCTTCGACGTCCTGGGCTACCAGCAGCTCGGCGTCGCGCTCGACATCACCGAAGACGCCGAAAAGAATGGATAC
This DNA window, taken from Victivallis lenta, encodes the following:
- a CDS encoding DUF1846 domain-containing protein, which codes for MKTGFDSEKYLSEQSQAILERAGKFDDKLYLEFGGKLLCDFHAARVLPGFDPDTKIKLLQRMKDKIDIVICIYAGDIEQKKMRADFGLAYDTDTMRTIDDLRDWGLDVKAVVVTRYQEQPAVKGFINKLSRRGIRVYTHHPIEGYPTDLDTIVSPQGYGANDYIETDRPIVVVTGPGANSGKMATCLSQVYHEFQRGVKAGYAKFETFPVWNLPLKHPVNIAYEAATADLGDINMVDSFHLEAYNETVINYNRDLEIFPVVKRICARIMPPEQLYKSPTDMGVNRVGFAITDDKVCCQASTQEIIRRYFQYMCAHALGNADKIAADRVKLLMDDLGITEFDRKVVAPARAAAEEAEQQPGKGSGNVFCGAALELPDGTIVTGKNSPLLHAASSCILNAIKVLAKLPDDLYLLSPQVIDSVSQLKKKIYKNKGLSLDLGETLTALSVSVPNNPAAQLAMKKLSRLAGCEMHISHLPTPGDELALRRLGIRITSEPCFTSRNLFME